The genomic DNA attactaggtgtgtaggataaattacgggttgtgtaggataaatttaagCATGTGTTGGAtaattttcgaaatgtgtaggataactttttatGTGTGTAGGCAATGAAAATTAGTGTAGagaataatagtctttatgagtaATTAATTACTTAAAGATTGTAATAAATGAGATTATAGAATAACtacttaatattttacaattgtaccctttattctttttcttctcaactaAATTgtgttctcaaatgaacctcccctaTCCAAATATACTTTTAAAATAACTATTTTTTAACGGCAAAATTGGATCACTGATCATATCCAACTACACTATCGTACCACCAACGaaatcacccgatcatatccaacTTCACTAGGTAATAATGGCTATACACCAATTCAAGAGGAAAGCCAATAAATTTAAGAAAGACTCAGAATTGTTCCTTTTTaaaccatttgtttttttttaaatcgttCTTTTAAAGTTCtttgtcttttaaagttttttaaGCACTTCATTTTATACcatttttttaaaatcatttttttaacttttttaaacaATTCGTTATTTTAAGTCGTTAATTTTTAAAAGCGTTTCTTTTTAAACCGTTACTTTTAGAACTATTTTTGAAATCgttcatttttgaaactttgtattCAGTGTACTTATAGCCATTAGGGTAAAAGAACTTCAGAAAACTGAACGATTTCAAAGATCGAAGAAATTAAAAACGATCGATTTAAGCGAACGAGTGGTTTAAAAAACGAAGATTAAAAAATTACGTTTgtaaaaaaaccttaaaaaataaGTTAACAAGTGTAAGCAACTAGAAAATGCACGAATTTAATAAACGAAAGGTTAAAAAAATGACAAATTTTGAATAAACAAACGGTTCAAAGAAATGGAAGATCTGAAAAAGAAATAAACCAttcaaaaaaaagtttaaaaataacGATCTTTTGAAAACTTTTTATTagaatatttattatttttttttcaaatcatgcatttcttttgtttttttatacacgtcgttttataaaatttaaaaaagagttaattacatagttagttcctgtggtttgcacaaagtaacatacttaggtactaaggGGACTCGGGGCGGTCCGTTATGGCCCCCCGAGCACGCGTTATGAAGATCCACAACACCGCCGCCGCCCAAAAGAAAACGCGTGGAAATAAGAACGCGTTAAACCCAGCACGCGTGAAACATTTGAGTTTTATAGggtatgacttgtacattgtgcattaatacttgtatattggaatacccatcactagtgattccacccctagtccatttctatcactagtgatggaaatatggttgatgacatggcatttcctgattggatagtgggagtgatggaatccatcactagtgattccacccctagtcccctaatagtttaaaatcacattctagggtattaacttttcattttgtaacgtttggaggtattaacgttatttgtaggtttaaaatcatattctgttagtacctaagtatgttattttgtgcaaaccaccgggactaactatgttaataccctagaagttaataccttcAAATGTTACATAataaaaagttaataccctagaaggtgattttaaactattactagctaagtatgttattttgtgcaaaccacagtgactaactatgtaattaactctttagaAAATGAACGACTTAAAAAAGTGagtagtttaaaaaaataaatgattttaaaaataatgGTATAAAATAAAGTGcttaaaaaaactttaaaaaacaaACGACTTTAAAAGGAatcgttttaaaaaataaatggtTTAAAAAGGAACAATTTTAAAAATGATAGATGGTTTAAACAAAATGTCAAATAgcaaattattttttaaaacaacttTTCTAAAAATAAACGGTTAACgaaaatacatatatatttgtatatttaaaacgtattttgttaaataataatcatgaaaataacaaaataataaaaaaaaacttgagtaattgCATTTATAATttcttaaatattaaaataacTTTGTAATTATAAAAACAGCTCCTAAGGTATATAATGACCTAATTACCTTTACACTTAATTgcaaaaaagtaacaaagttagtgtgAGGGTCAAAACCGTTATAAAAACTTAAAAGATTTTTTTGGGCTGAAATAGTTAAACAGGCTAAACCACATAACCCAAAACAGTAATTTACTCATATACTTAAATAATCATCTAGCAATATATCATAAGCTTACTTACTAACTACtaataaatttaaaaaagaaaaattattaaATTTCCTTGACATTCCTAACCAGATGGGCTAAGCCCATATGTCCAGATAACTCTGTCTCTATGCGGGCCTGTTAGGATCCACGTCCAAAACATTCAGCCGAAACACAAACAAATTGATCGTTTTGTCTTgtgaataataaaaatataaatatctaATAATAATACAAGAAAGAAAAACCAAAAGAGCAGATGCTACTATAAGATGCTGATGTTTTAATATCTTCAGTTCAATCTATACATACAGATGACTAAAATACCCGCGAAATGTAAATTCCACTTCCTCATTTCTGTCTAAAACAAGCTGTAAGTTTTCCGGTAACAGGTTctcataattaaaaaaaaataataatcaagttCCCATTTGTGTCGATGATTAAAAATATGTAACTTCATTGTTTTTCAGTCGTTTCCACGACTCTAGAACAGTCTTTCGGTTCACAAACACATCAAAAACAGCAAAATGAAACCGAAAGGAAGGATGGTTTATAGAGTACGTATGTCGGTTATATACAACTTATCGAGGGTATAAGCGGAATAAAACAAGCAAAACAAAGATACGGTCAAATCTTTCTTTCATTTATGTACTAAAAATCAATGAAAAACATTCTTTGTTTTGTTAGTTCCTCCACATTCTTTCTTCAAAATCTTACTGCAGCAGTAGCTGTTCTTCATCTTTCTGCAACTCACTCAACCGCCTTTTGGCATAAACAGTGACCACAACAGTGGTCGCAATGGTCAAAAGAAACCCGAAAACCGTACAGATAATCTGTGGTGCCGAAAGTGACTGATGATCGTTTGAAGCATCCGCTAATGTTCGGATCATTATACCCCTATGATTCATAACCAAATTCAAAATCAATAACCACAACAAAAATTTATAAATAACAAACTGCTAACAGCGTGAATCTTACGTGTATATTGCGACGAAAATCTCGGGTATCATTCCTAACAATGTACCCAACAAATAGGGACCGAATTTAACGTCGGTCGCTACAGCGCAGTAGTTGTACACGATGTACGGAAAAGGTGAAATCCTTAATAACGTTACGGCTCGAAATTGATTAAACCAGTTTCCTTCGCCTGCTAGTTTCAAGATAGAAGCTTTCTTTGGGTACCTTTCTAACCACCCCTACATAATCATATCGattattaaacatattaattaGTGATTAAAACAAAATGTGGATTAATCCTAAACCAAACAGTACAAGAACACTCACTTGAAGTTTGTGGTAAAAGAGGGACCCTAAGAAATAAGGCAGTGAGACACCAATAGTGACGCCGCCGATAATCAACAGAAACCCGAAACCGTAACCAAAGCTCATTCCGGCCACCCACATCGACGGCGTAGACGGTAGAAATATGGTGGGGAACAATGCCACTGTAGCAAATATCAAAACTGCTAAAACTGGTTTGCAGAATGTTTCTGTTTCCCAATTCAATATAGGAATAACCTCCtgaatcaaaacaaaacaaacagtCATATTAAATCCATTCAAATCCAACTACATCAAATTGAAAATTAGGGCTTTTTTTAAACAAAACAGGATTACTAAAAAATTAGTAAAAAGTTTATAAATCaacaattaataaataaaacatgctAATATAACACTCAAATTCTGATATTCATTAAAACAAACAGTGATATTAAACCAAATTACATCAAATTGTATCAAATTAGGGTTTTTTAAACAAATTAGGGTTAGTAAAAATTGAACAAATCAACTACCAACAATTAACAACATAATAATCAAATTCAATCAACAAACCTTATTCATCAAGAAAGGCCCAATCCACAGGAAAAAACAAACCCCCAAAACAGCCAAAAATAAGACCACAAGAACAAGCTTCAACCACCACCACAAACAGTACCAAAAACCACCACCACCGCTACAACAACCACCACCAgtaccgccgccgccgccgccggCGTCGAGCACCTCCGGTTCGCTCAAAATAACATAATCGTCTCTCGGATCTTCAATTGCGATCTTTAACACGGTAACTGCATCAGTTTCTTCGTACGTCATGATGACGATGGCAAATCTGGGTCGAAAATTAGGTCAATTTGATGAGATAACGGTAGAAAATACTTCGATTAGAGTGAAATTGGTACGGAATTGTGTGAAAAAGTGAtggattgatcggatcagatgaTGAAATTCAGTGTGAATTGGTGAGAAATTGAAATTGGAATTGAAATAAATGATGATGATATTTTTTAACAGTATTAAACTAATTCATcaaccccctctctctctctctactgaACCGTCGCCGGATGCTCGACGGAGGTAGCCCAGTTGGAATAGCAGCCTAGGTCCCGGCTCCATCTTCTCCGGTTGTACCTTATCTCCTATCCTGATTCGGTGTGTCTCCCATTCGCGTCCGGGTCGGTTTTTTCTCTTTTTCTCCCTTGGTGCGTCGTTATCTCCTCTCCCTCACTTCCCGCAGTGGTTCTTTGTCTTCTTCGGGGCTTAGTGGGTCTGATATCGGTCGCGGCTATCTGAGTATAGTTCAGCTAGATCGTTTCGAATCCCATTAACACCTTTAGGGCCGGAGAGCCACTGATTCGTTTGCTTTTTAGGAGGGTCTCAGGAGATAGTAGCTGGTGTGGTGTCATAAACGGTTATGATGAAGGATCGAGGGGGTGAGCAGGACAATGGTGGTCCGTGGCATGAGGTGAATTACCAGAAGAATAAAAGAGGTAAAGGAGACGGTATTGAATGGACGTTCCTAGTGCAAAACCTCTCGAACAAGGTGTCTAGGAATGTGCTTTGGCGGGCTTTCAGGCCGTTTGGCTTTATATCGGATGTGTACGTGGCTAGAAAAAGAGATGCTAAGGGTCGATGCTTCGGATTTGTCCGCTACGTCGGGGTGGTGAACATGCAGGAGACCTTGGCATCAATGAATACGGTGAAGATGTTCGACATGAAAGTATCGGTGTCTTTGGCCAAATACGATAAAGACCATAAGAAGTTCAATTATGCTCCGGAGATGCTGGgtagaagtgtttggaagccgaAAGAGTGGCAACAACAGGATAAGAATCAAGGTGATGGTAATAACACTGGGAATCGGCCTCCTATGGATAATCATATGCCCAAACAGGGTCCATCGGGTAATTCCTTTACTCAGGAGGGGAGGTCATTTGCTGATACGCTGAGAGGTAAGTCGGAGGGAAAGGGATGTGGGGCTAAGGTGGTCACAGTGAGGGGTAAGGGCTCTCTTTACCCTTTACATTGCATGGGGAGGTCGGTCCTGGGTATTGCTAGGAAAGTCATGAAAATCTGTGATATGAAACAAGCCATAGACGATGCTGGTTTGAATGAAGTCGGATTATCTTATGTGGGGGGTGTGTCTTATATTTTAACTTTCAGAGATAAGTCTACGGCAAAAGGTTGCATGGAAATGCATGAAGATTTCTTCAACTCGGTTTTCTCTAAGTACCAACTATGGAATGGAGAGGACGTCCCGTATAGTAGATTGGTGAACCTAAGCATTAACGGTGTGCCGTTCATCATCCGGGATAGCAATCTGTTTGATGATATTGGAAGTATGTTTGGCGAAGTAGTTCAAAAATCAGCGTTCTCATGGCAAGAGGAGGACAACTCCGGTGGTTCGGTGATGGTAGTAACCTCAAGTCCATCCAAAATCGATGAGGCGGTGGTCCTCAAATGGAACAATAAAACTATTGCTGTTTGGGTTTCGGAGTATAATGGGGTATGGTTACCGGATTTTGATGCTTCGTCAATGTTGGGGTCTCATGATTCTGAACCGGAAATAAGTTCGGATTCCGATGAGGAGTCAGTCGATATGGAGGGTTTAGAGGAGGGAGAGATTGGACAAAATGAGGTGGAAGAGGACAGACGTCGGGAAGTTGTGGTGGATCATGGCCGGCCGGAATCCTCGCCGGTGGTGAATGTCCGACGGACAGAAGATGATCGGTCTCCGGAAATCCAAAGGTCCTCATCTATTAATGTGGATAGGAACTCTAACAGTTTGCATGGGAATTTGTTTGGGGAGAATAATGGTGGTGTTAATGATGATGTGCTGGCTGACAATGTGGGGATTCCAAATAATAGTAAATTCGGTGGGGCAAATAATGATAATTCAGTGTCTAAAGTTGATGGGCCAAATGTTGTAACTGATAATGGTGGCCCAAGTTTGCCTCCTAACCTGGGCAAAAGAAATAGGGAGGATCGAAGCCCACCTTCTATTGGATCAACACAAGGGCCCACTCAGAGGATGTATTATCAACCTACCAACCCCATCATTGATCCGATTGACCTGAACTCACCTATACAGGAGAAAtcagaatttttcaaagattgcaaCAGTGGCCAGATGGATAATTCGGGTGCTCCGGTTACTCCGATTGTGGTAACAGGGATCCAAGACTTGGATTCGGAGGTGGCAGGTGAAACCAGAAGAGCTGAGAATGACCCACATCAGGTGTTTACGGATGAAGTGGCGGCAACAATTAGGGTCGGTTCATTAATCGGGGTAGATCTCAACGGTTTTGTACCAGAAACGGAACAGCTAGTTGCTGAAGATGGTGCTACACATGGTTCTAGATGAATTGTCTATCTATAAATTTGAGGGGGGTGCGGAATAATCGCAAATCGGATTGGATTCGGGGTCTTAAAACGAGCTATGGGATTCATTTTCTTGCCATACAGGAGACGAAATTGCAGGATGCGGAGTCCTTTATGTTTAATCAGTTTTGGGGCAGAGCAGAATACAAGTTAGCCGTGGTGAACTCTCAAGGTAGATCTGGGGGTCTAGCTTGCTTATGGTGCCCGTCTGTCTTCAGGTGCGTTGATATAATTCATAACAGGAATTTTATTGTGGTTTCGGGTTATCTTGTACAATCGGGGTGTAGGGTTAATCTCATGAATATATATGCCCCAAATGAGGCGGTGAACCGGCGTGTACTGTGGTTGGAAATTTTGGGTATAAGGAATTCCTTACAAGGTCTTTGGGTCATGATGGGTGATTTTAATGAAGTACGGGTTGATAGTGAGCGGATGAATTCAGAGTTTATAGAAGCAAATGCGGATGCATTTAATCATTTTATTCTATCGGCAGGATTGGTGGAATATAACATGGGTGGGGGTAATTTCACTTACATTTCTGATAATGGTAAAAAGCTAAGCAAATTAGATCGGTTTCTTGTGTGCTTGGGATTTCGGGAGCAATGGCCAAATGCAACGGTGCTTGCATTGGATAGGGTAGCTTCCGACCACCGTCCTATTGTTCTATCCACTGTCCAATCGGATTTCGGCCATATTCCGTTTAGATTCTTTAATTCGTGGTTCGAGTATCCTGGCTTTTTAGACTTCGTGTTGCAAAAGTGTGGATCGTTCTCTTTCTCGGGTCCAGGGGATCTTGCCTTAGCCATTAAACTTCGGTGgctaaaaaataatattaaatcgTGGCTAAAAGTGGAGAAGGAAAATAGGGAGGGGATTTATGGGCAAAAGAAAAGGAGGCTGGTAAACATAGAGAATTTGGCGGAAGAAAGACCACTGGCGGAGGAGGAATTGGCAGAAAGGGTGGAGTGCAGGAATTATATGGCCGAATTTGACAGATTGAAACAATTGGATTTGAGACAAAAATCCAGATCCAAGTGGGCTATTGATGGTGATGAAAATTCGGCTTACTTTCATCAGATTATTAATTCGAATATTAGCACGAACAGATTGAATGGGATAATGGTTGATGGTGTTTGGATCACAAATCCGCTGGCGATCAAGGAGTCACTATATGAGTCTTTTGCACATCAGTTTACGGAACCTATGTCAGTTCGGCCGGTATTGGTATGTCCAAATCTGGCTTCTATCTCGGACAACCAGGCTAGTATGTTGACTTGTCCTTTTTCAATGGAGGAAATCAAAATGGCTGTGTGGGAATGTGATGGTGATCGGGCACCGGGTCCAGATGGATTTAATTTTAAATTCATTAAAAGGTGTTGGGCTGGGTTTCGGGAGGATCTAATGAGATTATTCAACAAGTTTTATGATGAAGGTTCACTGAATACATGTTGCACTTCCTCCTTTATCGCCTTGATTCCGAAAGTCAAGGATCCTATGTGCTCAGCTGATTTCAGGCCTATCAGTCTTATTGGAGTCATTAACAAAATCATTTCTAAGGTTCTTGTAAATCGGCTAAAAAATGTGGTGGGGGGTTTGATTTCGGAACAACAATCGGCGTTTCTGGCAGGGAGAAATATCATGGATGGTCCGCTTATCCTTAATGAGGTTCTAAGTTGGTTAAAAAAGTCCAAGCGTAGTGGGATGTATTTTAAGGTGGACATAAGTAAGGCCTACGACTCGGTGAATTGGGCCTTCCTTGATTCGATTATGACACAAATGAATTTTCCAACTAGGTGGCGAAAGTGGATTATGGCTACATTGTCCTCCGCGAGAGCATCGGTTTTAGTAAATGGTTCACCAACTCGGGAATTTGAATATTCTCGTGGTTTACGTCAAGGCGACCCCCTATCACCATTCTTGTTTGTGATCGTTATGGAAGCTCTAACCGGTATTATGAAAGAAGCTGCTTCTATTGGTTTGTTTAACGGGATTAAAATAACAGATGATGGGCCTTTTTTGTCACATTTGATTTATGCGGATGACGTAATGTTTATTGGGGAATGGTCGTTAATGAACGTGATGAATCTACGGCGTATCCTGAGATGTTTTTATTTAACATCGGGGTTGAAAGTCAACTTAGCAAAATGTAGTATTTATGGCGTGGGTGTGAATAATGAGGAAGTACAAAATATGGCAAATCTTTTGAATTGTAGACAAGGTACGTTCCCTTTTAAACACCTAGGTTTGTTGGTTGGTGCGAATATGAATTTGGCTCGAAACTGGAAACCGGTGATTGAAATATTTAAATACAGACTATCAATATGGAAGGCCAAAACCCTCTCGTATGGGGGGAGGATTACTCTAATTAAGTCGGTGTTAAATGCTTTGCCAACATAttatttttcattgtttaaaGCTCCCTTAAAAGTCATTGATGCATTAGATAAGATCCGAAGGGTTTTCTTTTGGGGTGGGTCGGAAGAAAAGGCGAAAATGAACTGGGTGGCGTGGGACAAAACGATTGCTCCTATAGAATATGGGGGTCTGGGGTTTGGTTCACTCAGGGATTCAAACTTAGCTATGCTTGCTAAGTGGTGGTGGAGATTCAAAACAGAGAAAGAAGGGTTATGGCGAAGGGTTATATGGGCTATTCATCACAATACAAGGTCTTGGAATGAAATCCCAGTGAAAGTTTCGGTAGCGGGACCATGGAAACATATTTACAGTATTCGGCAGCCGCTTTTACTCGCGAATATCGACTTATCTCGGGCCTTTTCAGCAGTTGTGGGGAACGGAAGGAACACGTTTTTCTGGTTAGACAGTTGGTTAGTCTCGGATCCGCTTTATCTTCTGTTTTCGGAGTTGTTCAAAGTCGAAATGTTTAAAACATGTCTGGTTGCTGATCGTTGGGTCACTAGTTCATCCGGTCATGTATTTAATTGGGCCTGGGCCTCACCTGAACTCGGCACAGTTGCAGCGAATCAACTGCATCAATTGATGAGCATGATTAATGGCAGGATGGTATCGATGGGGCCTGATATTTGGAAATGGAATCCTGAAGGGAATGGCTGTTTTAGTGTAGCCAGCATCAAAAAGTCTCTTAGTTCGGTGGGCCGAGTCATCTCCGATAGGGTGTTTGAATGGAACAACTGGGTTCCAAAAAAGGTCGGCATAGTGGCATGGAGGGCGGAAATGGAAAGACTTCCGACGAGAAGTGCGTTGGCTAGGCGAAATGTACCGGTCCCGAATCAACTATGTGTGCTTTGCGGTGAATATGAGGAGACTTGTGATCATATTTTTGTGTCGTGTCATTTCGCACAATCGGTTTGGCAAAATATTGCGGTGTGGTGCAAAATTCCGCCCATCATTGCGTTTGGCATAAATGATTTACTGTCACTCCACGTCTCGATCCCGGGTTCAAAAAGAAGGAAAGCTGTTCAGGCAATTATAATGGTGGCAATTTGGAGTATATGGAAGATAAGAAATGATGTCGTATTCAGGCAGGTGTCCCCAAACTTTACCAAAGCTTTGGATGAGATTAAGTCTATGGCATATCTATGGATTAAAAATCGATCAAAAGTGGTCACACTATCTTGGGAGGATTGGAGTCAGTTTAATCTAGGTGTAATGTTATGAGGTGAATTTGTAGTAGTGTGGTgtaaatgtgttttggttttggtgTAAACATTGTATATTTGGTGTGTAGCTCCTTGCTACTATGAATAAAATTTTTTTtgtcggccgttcaaaaaaaaaaaaataaatgatgATTGAATTTGATAGATTGATTGATTGGATATTGGGGAAAGTTGAAGGTGTTTGAAGGTAGGCTTTAATATGAGAAATATAGTGACTGGAAGCACAAGAATGAGTATTtgataatatattatatataggcTTTAATCActtaattgtttttttatttatttttttatcttttttatttttttattttttttattttttatgtatgtGAAGATGAGATGATTATTGTAAAATATTGGTGACTCAAAAACAAATACCGACTAAAGAGTAAAGAATAAAGATGCATTTGTCTTGTGTTACTGTTATGATTGAGGATTATGTATTTTAATGACAAGGTTTATTTGTTAATTATTAAAATAAGGTTAACAATGATTGTTATAAAATTAGTGTTCAAATAAATTAGTTTAATTTAATCATTGATGTTGTACATAAAATTTCATGGGAATGGTTATTGTATAAGAGAAAATTCGTATGAAGCGTTTGAGTTATTCAAAGACAAGACGATAGTAATTTAGAAAGGTCCAATATTGTTGGCTCATAAACCACTTTTTCTATAATTTTTAAACGACTATAACCTATTCACACGATAATAGCCTTTTTTTAATTACATCTTACTAACtagcatttcattctctttaatttgagtagaTTATTGTTATAGTTTTCTTAATTTTTTAGAGGATACGTGATTACACATTTAATATAAATCATTACGTAATTACACATTGaatatgatttgttataattaatattattacAGTTATGTTTCTTACGTGATTGCACAATcagtaatgaaaacttaattGCTTATGCTTTTTTTACATGATTAAATCTGTAATATACAACATTAGGTGgttattacatgattgttttttATTACAATTATTGTCagtacgtaattacgtaatcacttaGTGGGTTTCACATagatactataatgaaatcacgtgatgggtattcaaaatcatgtaatGGGTCATGTAATCACGTAATATTACACAGTTAACTATTGTTACATAATTACATACTGATATATAATCATATAATGTTATTACGCAGTTAACTATTGTTACATAATTACATAATTACATACTGATATATAATCATATAACGTTACATTTGTTTCAAGGATAAAATGCATATTATGTTATTACGCAGTGGaacataatcacataacgttaCAAAATCACGTAACGTTATAGCTtgtaaaattttgtttttttaattaataaaactaTAGCAATAGCCTACTAAAATTAAAGATAATGAACTTCTCATTAATGCGGtataatttaaaaatatatattatcgtATGAAATAATTATACTCGTTTGAAAATCGTGAGAGAGAGTGAGTTTATGACTCAACAATattggatcttcctattttacgATTTTTCAACTTGTTTCCCTTATTTTGTGTCATGGTGACTAATTAATTTTACATTTGGGAACCACTTAATGTCAACCA from Helianthus annuus cultivar XRQ/B chromosome 7, HanXRQr2.0-SUNRISE, whole genome shotgun sequence includes the following:
- the LOC110877686 gene encoding TVP38/TMEM64 family membrane protein slr0305; this encodes MTYEETDAVTVLKIAIEDPRDDYVILSEPEVLDAGGGGGGTGGGCCSGGGGFWYCLWWWLKLVLVVLFLAVLGVCFFLWIGPFLMNKEVIPILNWETETFCKPVLAVLIFATVALFPTIFLPSTPSMWVAGMSFGYGFGFLLIIGGVTIGVSLPYFLGSLFYHKLQGWLERYPKKASILKLAGEGNWFNQFRAVTLLRISPFPYIVYNYCAVATDVKFGPYLLGTLLGMIPEIFVAIYTGIMIRTLADASNDHQSLSAPQIICTVFGFLLTIATTVVVTVYAKRRLSELQKDEEQLLLQ